The genome window taggactaattGTGACCACAAGTTGGCCTAACACTTGGCTCAACTTCAACCacacaaattttctctttccttgctttttctttgccttaaatttcggccaataggagagctaagagggggaagatattttgctccattagtgataaacttgtatggcaagaaagtggtagtcaagtggtgcgttcaatcggtagtgcgcgggacccgccggttcgcgccgtttttcttaaaaactcacgtactagggttttttacttcccattcactaaccttatatcattgctaccaatcacatattatttctcacttaaaagtcacttttaatcctcaaatttaatccttactctgtaccgaaaattcatccggcggaaaatcgcgaaaacctaattttgctcaaatcttgaaaccgaagcggaaaaccctattttctaggtttatctatacttaatgtgaaatatttgggtagtggcctttgataaatactaattttcaaataaaagggtatttttgaggaaaaatacaaggaatttgcgagtcctcacatttaTTCTTAACGGTTATTGCATTCAAACCTCGATAATCAATGCATAACCTTAAACTCCTATCCTTTTTTTAAACAAATAGTACTGGAGCACCCCATGGTGACTCACTCTCATGTATGAATCCCCGTTCTAGCAAGTCTTGCAATTGAACTTTTAACTCCTTCAGTTCGGCGAGTGCCATTCGATAAGGAGTTTTCGAAATGGGAGCAGTTCCAGGTGCTAAgtcaaccttaaattcaatttctctttcaGGTGGCAATGACCCCAACTCCTCCGGAAATACGTCCGAATACTCACTAATCACCGGCATGTCCTCCAGCTTAACCTTTTCTCCTGGGGCGTTAACTAGAAAAGCTAAATAACTGCGTGCCCCATGACCAAGTAATTTTCTAGCTCTTATTCCCGAAATGagcgcagatgaggctaacataCCCCTCACGTCTAGCTTTAGAGTTGCCTCACCCGGTATGCAAAACTCGACCACCTTCATCCTACAATCTACCCGAGCATAATAACAATCTAGCCAATCCATGTCTAGAATAACATCATACCTATTAATGGATAGACTTATGAGGTCGACTACTAATTTCCGCTCACCAATCCAAATATTGCAATTTCTATACACCTTATTCGCAAgttgtgacagccctacctccccctacggcgaaccaaaaggttcggccgaaccttttggttcgccttagggagaggtggggctgtcacagtaaaATGATtgcaaatccaaactgtacaagatatatgccatccagtcatatgaataagtactacaagccttcctttgccacgagccctgtggaggggaataaaatatttttggggattgtttccgcttcgcttatgacatgtaattattggagaatttgatgtatatttgagatttatattgtaatctatttgaggactaaagtgaacgactgagtcccggcgagagttgggcaggcggtccaccgaaccctctggtttgccttaggaggaggtggggctgtcacacaagtAAAGTTTGGTTACCCGTAGGTGTTCTTccttctaagtcat of Coffea arabica cultivar ET-39 chromosome 5c, Coffea Arabica ET-39 HiFi, whole genome shotgun sequence contains these proteins:
- the LOC140007233 gene encoding uncharacterized protein translates to MDWLDCYYARVDCRMKVVEFCIPGEATLKLDVRGMLASSALISGIRARKLLGHGARSYLAFLVNAPGEKVKLEDMPVISEYSDVFPEELGSLPPEREIEFKVDLAPGTAPISKTPYRMALAELKELKVQLQDLLERGFIHESESPWGAPVLFV